A genome region from Maridesulfovibrio salexigens DSM 2638 includes the following:
- a CDS encoding RNA recognition motif domain-containing protein, whose translation MSKNIYVGNLPWSATEEDVRASFEAYGEVVSVKLIEDRETGRPRGFGFVEMDDNGAIDAIEALDGKDFGGRNLKVNEARPREARPRW comes from the coding sequence ATGTCTAAGAATATCTATGTTGGTAACCTGCCTTGGTCCGCTACTGAAGAAGATGTACGTGCTTCCTTTGAAGCTTACGGTGAAGTTGTATCCGTTAAACTCATCGAAGATCGTGAAACCGGTCGCCCCCGTGGTTTCGGTTTCGTAGAAATGGACGACAACGGCGCTATCGATGCTATCGAAGCACTCGACGGTAAAGACTTCGGCGGTCGTAACCTCAAGGTTAACGAAGCACGCCCCAGAGAAGCGCGCCCCCGTTGGTAG
- the gatA gene encoding Asp-tRNA(Asn)/Glu-tRNA(Gln) amidotransferase subunit GatA, with amino-acid sequence MSALIEKSLTEIHAMLMTKEVTATEAVKACLEQIAKSEPETKALLHICNDEALKQAEEMDAAGPDASKPLWGVPVVIKDALATNGIPTTAGSKILEGFTPFYDSTAVAKLKEAGAIIVGKANMDEFAMGSTTENSAYQTTTNPWDASRVPGGSSGGSGATVAAGQCYAALGTDTGGSIRLPASFCGCVGVKPTYGRVSRYGMIAYGSSLDQIGPMTRTVEDAARVLNVIGGHDQRDSTSAEQPMEDFVAALEERKDLSGLTIGLPEEYWGEGLSKEVSEACRAAIAKAEELGAKTVPVKLSMTEYAIATYYIIAMAEASSNLSRFDGVRYGHRTEDPKELAELYTKSRTEAFGDEVQRRIIIGTYVLSAGYYDAYYRKAAQIRRLLREDFNKAFESCDIIASPACPTTAFPVGELTSDPLQMYLQDIFTISLNLVGMPGMSLPVAFGKETNMPVGLQFMAPAFDEKTMLQAAHVLEKNLPELPKVKL; translated from the coding sequence ATGTCCGCACTCATAGAAAAATCACTCACTGAAATCCACGCCATGCTCATGACTAAGGAAGTGACCGCAACTGAAGCTGTCAAAGCCTGTCTTGAACAGATCGCCAAAAGTGAACCCGAAACCAAGGCGCTGCTGCACATCTGCAACGATGAAGCACTCAAGCAGGCCGAAGAAATGGATGCCGCAGGCCCTGACGCATCCAAGCCGCTCTGGGGTGTTCCGGTAGTCATCAAAGACGCACTGGCAACCAACGGAATTCCCACCACTGCCGGTTCTAAAATTCTTGAAGGATTCACCCCCTTCTACGATTCCACCGCAGTTGCCAAGCTCAAGGAAGCAGGTGCCATCATCGTGGGTAAGGCCAACATGGATGAATTCGCCATGGGTTCCACTACTGAGAACTCCGCCTACCAGACCACTACCAACCCTTGGGACGCCAGCCGCGTACCCGGCGGTTCTTCCGGTGGTTCCGGCGCAACTGTCGCAGCCGGACAGTGCTACGCCGCACTTGGTACCGATACCGGTGGTTCCATCCGTCTTCCCGCATCTTTCTGCGGCTGTGTAGGCGTTAAGCCCACCTACGGCCGTGTTTCACGTTACGGCATGATCGCCTACGGTTCTTCTCTCGACCAGATCGGTCCCATGACCAGAACCGTTGAAGATGCCGCCCGCGTGCTCAACGTAATCGGAGGTCACGACCAGCGCGATTCCACTTCCGCGGAGCAGCCCATGGAAGATTTCGTAGCCGCCCTTGAAGAGCGCAAAGATCTTTCCGGCCTGACCATCGGCCTGCCCGAAGAGTACTGGGGCGAAGGTCTTTCCAAAGAAGTTTCCGAAGCCTGCCGCGCAGCAATCGCCAAGGCCGAAGAACTGGGTGCCAAGACCGTTCCGGTTAAGCTTTCCATGACCGAATACGCCATTGCCACCTACTACATTATCGCAATGGCCGAAGCGAGCTCCAACCTGTCCCGTTTCGACGGCGTACGCTACGGTCACCGCACCGAAGATCCCAAAGAACTGGCAGAGCTTTACACCAAGTCCCGCACCGAAGCTTTCGGTGACGAGGTTCAGCGCCGTATCATCATCGGTACCTACGTTCTTTCCGCAGGTTACTACGATGCATACTACCGCAAGGCCGCTCAGATTCGCCGCCTGCTGCGCGAAGACTTCAACAAGGCATTCGAGTCCTGCGACATCATCGCAAGCCCTGCATGCCCCACCACTGCCTTCCCCGTGGGTGAGCTGACTTCCGATCCCTTGCAGATGTACTTGCAGGATATCTTCACCATTTCCCTCAACCTCGTGGGAATGCCCGGCATGTCCCTGCCCGTAGCATTCGGCAAGGAAACTAACATGCCCGTAGGTCTCCAGTTCATGGCCCCCGCCTTTGACGAAAAGACCATGCTGCAGGCTGCACACGTACTTGAAAAGAACCTCCCCGAGCTGCCCAAAGTTAAGCTCTAG
- the gatC gene encoding Asp-tRNA(Asn)/Glu-tRNA(Gln) amidotransferase subunit GatC: MSDEKLNLEEVARVARLARLDLSEEKTELFAGQLNNILTYMDKLNEIDTSEVEPMFSPVEHTTRLRKDEVKKEHTREEVLSNAPDSDGKYFVVPRIV; this comes from the coding sequence ATGAGTGATGAGAAACTCAATCTTGAGGAAGTAGCGCGAGTTGCGCGACTGGCCCGTCTTGATCTTTCAGAAGAGAAAACTGAACTTTTTGCAGGACAGCTCAATAACATCCTCACATATATGGACAAGTTGAACGAAATCGACACCAGCGAAGTGGAACCCATGTTCAGCCCGGTAGAACACACCACCAGACTGCGCAAGGATGAGGTTAAGAAAGAACACACAAGAGAAGAAGTTCTTTCCAATGCACCTGATTCTGATGGCAAGTACTTCGTTGTACCTAGAATTGTTTAA